In Acropora muricata isolate sample 2 chromosome 11, ASM3666990v1, whole genome shotgun sequence, one DNA window encodes the following:
- the LOC136889008 gene encoding fibroblast growth factor 1-like produces the protein MTSPLLISVLVLRSLLLSTNAPINYTRSEVAAEPPTTNAVTSLDTAVKDVDTPSTWMNGRLVTRKGIQLVMLENGTVAGSWNQSLTEKLGLFRIQSHGPTLVKLKSLKTMKYIAISSTGLVYSTANSSNQDALLRHALEENFYYSFSSHLYPDKRYLPTRDWLLAIGNKGQMRNASRVLKGRKSHQFQITELRKSSGRFRYGEFLRAVRNKGR, from the exons ATGACCTCCCCG CTTCTCATCTCGGTGCTAGTTCTTCGCTCTCTGCTTTTGTCAACAAATGCTCCGATAAACTACACGAGAAGTGAAGTAGCAGCTGAACCACCCACCACGAACGCAGTTACAAGTCTGGATACAGCTGTCAAGGATGTGGACACGCCGTCAACTTGGATGAATGGACGATTGGTGACCAGGAAAGGAATTCAATTGGTCATGTTGGAAAACGGAACCGTTGCTGGAAGTTGGAACCAGTCCCTCACAGAGAAGCTTG GGTTGTTTCGTATCCAATCCCATGGACCTACTTTAGTGAAGctaaaaagtttgaaaacaatgaaatacattgcAATCAGCAGTACCGGCCTTGTCTATTCCACG GCCAACTCATCTAATCAAGATGCGCTTTTAAGGCATGCACTCGAAGAGAACTTCTACTACTCATTCAGTTCGCACTTATATCCAGACAAACGATATCTGCCAACCAGGGACTGGCTTCTAGCGATTGGAAATAAAGGACAAATGAGAAATGCTTCCAGAGTGCTGAAAGGTCGCAAGTCTCATCAATTTCAAATTACGGAACTTCGAAAGAGCTCCGGAAGATTTCGTTACGGCGAATTCTTGCGCGCCGTGAGGAACAAGGGACGGTGA